TAATAATGGTGAAGATTATGGGATTGCTTGGTAGGTTGGGGATTTTTGATTTTAGATTTAAGATTTTAGAAGGTAGATTTTGGAAGGTAGATTTTGTGAAGGATGAAGGAGAAAGGATGAAGGATGAAGGAGAAGAAGTTTGGAAGTAGGAAGGTGGGAAGTATGGGGGTTTGGAAATTTTCTCCCCGAAATTCTCAGGAACAAGCTTTTGTTTCCTTCTTCTCCGATTTATAGAGCAGCCAATTTTTGACTCCTGTTCTGTCTCTGCTCCCGGTTCTCGCTTCTAGTCTCTCTCAACATAGGGCTTGTTTCCCCAATATTCTAGGAAAGCACCTTCTTGGTTCTTGGCTCCCCGATATTCATCGGGACAGGCTTTGGTTCTTGACTCCCCGATATTCATCGGGACAGGCTTTGCCTCTTGGTTCTTGGTTCTTGGTTCTTGACTCTTTTCTCTCGCTTCTCGCTTCTCCTTACTAAAATCTAAAATCTTAACTCCTATATTTGCAGCTTCAAAAATCAGAAACTTACCATGAATAATTTTATCGAAGAACTGCGTTGGAGGGGAATGTTGCAGGATATGACTCCTGAAATAGAAGAACACCTGAACAAAGGCATGGCATCTGCCTATCTAGGATTCGACCCTACAGCTGATTCTTTGCATATAGGACACCTCGTTGGCGTCATGACACTTTTGCATTTCCAAAAAGCAGGCCACAAGCCATATGCCTTGGTGGGCGGGGCAACAGGAATGATAGGAGACCCCAGCTTCAAATCGGCGGAGAGAAACCTTCTCGATAAATCTACCCTAGACCATAATGTTGACTGCATCAAGACTCAACTTGGAAAATTCCTGAATTTCAATGAGGGCTCTGCCAATAAAGCTGAATTGGTCAATAATTATGACTGGATGTCCAAATTTTCCTTTTTGGAATTTATCAGAGATGTGGGGAAATATATTACCGTCAACTATATGATGGCCAAAGATTCGGTAAAAAGAAGGCTTGAGGACGGAAACGGATTGTCATTCACTGAGTTTTCCTACCAATTGATCCAAGGCTACGACTTCTATCACTTGTGGAAAAACCATAATATTTCCATTCAATTGGGCGGTTCGGATCAGTGGGGAAATATTGTGACAGGCACAGAACTGATTCGGAAAATGGAAGGAGGTCAGGCATTTGCTTTGACAGTTCCCTTGATCACCAAAGCTGACGGCAGTAAATTCGGAAAAACCGAAGCTGGTTCTGTTTGGTTGGACCCGGAGAAAACCTCTCCCTATGCATTCTTTCAGTTTTGGTTGAATGTCTCTGACGAAGACGCTTCCAAATTCATCAGGATTTTCACTACACTAGACCGGGAGACCATTGAATTGCTGGAAAAAGAACATTCGGAGGCACCACATTTGCGAAAGCTTCAAAAGGAAATTGCACGGCAAGTGACCATCATGGTACATGGAGAAAATGAACTGGAGATGGCTGTAAAGGCTTCCGAAATATTATTTGGAAAATCTTCTACAGAAGATTTGGCTTCTTTGGATGAGCGTACTTTTCTGCAGGTTTTTGAAGGAGTGCCACAGGCAACAATAACCAAAGCGGAGTTCGCTGCAGCGGAAAATATTCTTGATTTACTTTCGGAAAAAACCAATTTCATCATTTTCCCTTCCAAAGGTGAGGCCCGCAAAATGATTCAGGGCGGTGGAGTCTCCATCAACAAAGAAAAAATCAGTGAACCGAATCAACTTGTATTGCATTCACTGCTTCAAGGAAAGTATTTATTGGTTCAAAAAGGAAAGAAGCAGTATTTTATTATTTCTGTCGCCTAATACACAGATGTAGACTTCCGGATTCCAAAATTCTGCTTGATTGCTTTTGCTTATATTTGGCTAAAACAAGAGTAAATTCCCATGCGTTTTACTAAAATATTTTTGAACCTTTTTGTTTTCCTTTTACTATTCTCGCTTGCCTCCTGCGTGGATGAAGAACCACTGGATGCTGCAGAAATAGAAGCCGACATTGAATTGATGGTCAATAAAGTGCATCAGGGATTCTTTGAATTTGAAATCAATGGAGGAACCAAGGAGGAACCTATCTCTTTGCCTTCAGAAGGAATGGATGGTATTTATGGTATCCGTTCAGCTGACCTGGATAACTTGGAAGGTGATGACCTAACCTTATTCGATTGTGTCAATACATTGAATCCGGGAATTGTCCAAAAGGTAAAACTCAGAGATGTCAGCAATACTTTTGCGGTTTGCAGGTTTTCCATTGGTATAGCTTACAAAGATGATATTGCAGCCCTTTTGGAAAAAACCGAACTGGAGAGAAAAAATATCCTCGACCAATTTGAAGTTGGTGAACTGACAGAACAACAGATGAATGAAGATCTCTTGGAACTTAGGAATCGGTTCAGCTTATCCTATTTGGATATCAAAGAGTTTTACAGCGGATTTTTCATAACCTGTACCCAGACCCTGATCACTGAAATCCAAACTATCCTCAGCAATCAGCAATGGAGAATCTTTGTGAATTGTATTGTTGATTGATTATTTTTTGATAAAATCTGCTAATTAAAAATGGCCGTCAATGAATTTCCGACCGCCATTTAATATCTTTGACCCAAATTCAAATACATATAAGAAATGGGTTCACAGGAAAGGTCGCAGAAAGAAAAATTGATTTTGGACGTCGCAATCAAACTTTTTACCGAAAAAGGTTATCATGCCACCATTATGGATGAGGTGGCCAAAAATGCAAAAATCAGCAAAGGTCTGACTTACTTTTATTATAAAAACAAAGAAGACCTTTATATGGCCGTAACCAAAAAGGCCTTTGACGAACTGAAGGATATTTTCAGGGATGCCATCAAAGTAAAAGGCCGAAGCGGGTTGGAAATGCTTACCGAGGTCGCTTACAACTATATTGATTTTTCTGTAAAGAATAAAATGTATTATGAAGCCATCCTCAATTTTCTTGGTATCCTACAACTGTATAACGATACCAAACTCCGCGAAAAAATTGATCCGAAAATTTTAAACAGTGTGCATTTCCAAAAACTTCTGGAAATCCATCACGATTCGGCCAAAATTGGTATTCAGATGGTTTCCAACGGCGTGAAGGACGGTAGCATCAGGCCTGAACTTCAGCCTGAGGTGACTTTTTATACCGTTTGGACTATGCTGATAGGTTTTGAAAGATTGCTTGGGCCGGTAAGTCTTGAAGGCAAAGAAATCAAAATCCATATTGATAATTTCAGACCCGGATTTATCAAGCTGATGCAGGATATGTTGAAAGGCAGTATTCAGGCACAAAGACCTCAGGCCGTGCAGGCAAGTCTGTTTTAATTGCCAATGTGAGTGTCTTCACTCACATTATTGAGGCATTGCACTTATACATACTGAATTGAATAAGCCGTCATCCTGTCCCTGACGCAAAAATACTCTTCCTAAACTCTTCGTCCAGGATACTCAGGGCAGGCTTTGGTCTTTTCCCGTCTCTTGGTTCCTGTCTCTTGGTTCTTGTTTCTTGTTTCTTGTTTCTTGATTCTTGTCTCTTGGCTCTTGTTTCTTGTTTCTTGTTTCTCGCTTCTCGCTTCTAATTTCAACCTCCCCCCAACTCCCCTCCAATCCTAACATGGCCCAAATGATGCTTTCCATGCCAGGCATATAGGGCAATGGTTTTGTCGAGGGGAATGGATTTCTGCTTTTCGGGATGAAAAAAAGTCTTTTTTAAATCCTCAGGCCCCAAAGATCTCATCAAAACTACCCATCTCTCATGCAGCCCTTCGAGCAACTTTAAGCTGGGTTCTATTTCGAACCACAATCCATCTGGCAATACTGCCCACTTCGCCTCATCATAGCCTTTGATGGTAGGATTGTCTTCGGTAAGCGCTAATTTGAATCGGATAAAACTGTTCATATGACTGTCCGCACAATGGTGAACTACTTGTCTTACGGTCCATCCACCTTCCCGATATGGGGTGTCCAATTGTTTTTCAGTAAGATTATGAACAGCATCCCGCAGCAATTTGGGAAAGGTTTCTATTTCTTCGATCCATTTTTGAATCAATTCAAAGGTGATTTCATTGGGTGCCGTGAAAGGGTCTATGGGGTATTTCATAGATTAGGTTTTGATTGTTTGAAATTAATGAAAAAAAGGTTCTTGCAGGTAAAATCAATTATAGCTATTTTCAATAAATATCTACACTATGGCTGCACCAGTTTCTTCAGAACCCATCCAATTATTGCTTTTTTATGCAAGAGAAGACCAAAGTCTGGCATTTTATTTAAAGGAATTATTAAGCAAGTATGGTTACAGGATTATAGAATTGGATGAAGGACTTGAATATGGGAAATCTTGGGAAACACAGCTTTCCAGAAACCTCGAAATTGCAGATGGCTTCATATTTTTGATAACGAAAAGCAATATCAAATCAGATTTTTTGAATATTGAATTGGAACAAGCTTACAAACACCTTTCAGGTAAAAGGAAAATTCTTTTGCCGATCATAGATTCCAAATTACCCATTCCCTCCATTATTGAAAATATAAATGTAATCAGGTTTAGTCCTTTGGATGATTTCTCAGGAATTGCGGAAAATATACACCAAGCTTTGGTCTATTGGCAACGGAGAAAAACTGAAGGTTCTTCTTCAGGAACAGCATCCAATAAAACTACTTCAACAAAATCAGACCAGCGGGATTCCCGAAATGAGAATACCTTGGAAATCCAAAAAATCCTTAAAGAACTGGGATTTTTCAATGGGTTTGTTGATGGAATTATGGGGCCGCAGACTAGAAGCGCTATCATGGATTTCCAAAAATACCACCAACTTGAACCTTCAGGTATATGGGATGAAAAGGCAGAGGAACTTTCAAAATACTCCTGGTCGGATAAAAAAGCCAGTGCCAACAGAACCAAGATTCAAACGGAGGAACCTCAAAAAGAGACTCCGGAAATGGAGGAAAAAGGCGATTCCAAATTTGCAGAAGAAAACGTAGAAAGTGAAAAGGAAGAAGGAAAAGCAGAAGAAATAGAAGAGGAAGAAGGAGATGTTTTTACTCTTTCCCAGGTTTTCGCAGACAGTACCGCAAAGGAAATCAAAGATCAATTGGACTTTGAAGTGGATGTCAATGCGCTTGCCTCAGTGATAGCTTACAGGGAAGTAAAACCCCCATTAGCAATAGGACTTTTTGGTAATTGGGGGTCGGGAAAGAGCTTTTTTATGAACAAACTTCAGGAGCGGATAGATTTCCTCCAAGGGGATGAGAAAAATATATTTTGCAAAAAAATCCTTCAGATCAATTTCAATTCCTGGCATTATTCTGATGCCAATCTTTGGGCCAGCCTGATTACCAAAATATTCGATGACCTGAACAGTTTTGGAAAAGAAAAACCTGAAAATCTCAATGCCCTTTTCAAAAACCTGAATTCGACCAAAGAACTGTTGAATGACACCAAAGTAGAGAAGGATCGGGTAGAAGGCGAAATCAAAATTCTGAACCAACAGAAAAAAATCTTTGAGGAGGCTGTTGAAAAAAACAGTAATGATCTTGTTCCCTTAGATTTTGAAGAGATTTTCAAAGGGGTGCTTCAAAACTCCACTGTTCAATCGGATATCCAAAAATTGAAAGAAACTTATCCCCTACTCAATTTGGAAGGCATTAACGAGATTGATCAAAACATCAACCAATTGGATACAAACTTTGAGAGATTAAAAGAAAGTATCAAAACCCTTTATTCCTTTAGACACGGGAAAAGTTGGTTTGCGATTTTTGTGGCTTTTTTGGTAGCTATTGGCGTGATGTTATTCATCAGCAATACTGAATTGGGAAACAGATATTTGGAACAATACAAGGTTTTACTAACTCTGACCGGAACCCTTCTTTCTCAGTTTTTACTTTTTATCCAACCCTACACCGCAAAATTGGAAAATATCTGGAAGCGTCTGAATTCATTGAAAAAGACCAGGGATGATCTCAGAGAACTAGCAAGAGAAAAATACCAGGTACAGAAAGATATAATTACTCAAAAAGTAAATACCACCCAAAATCAAGCGGATAAAATCCAGCAGAAAATTGACCTCCTGACAATCGAAAAAAGCAAATTGGAGAAAGATATCGATGAAATATTGAGCGGCAGAAAAATCCTGAAATTTATAGAGGGAAGAGTGGCTGACGAAAGATATATCAATAGTCTTGGTATTATATCCTGGATCAGAAAGGATTTTGAGCAATTGGATAGTCTATTGAGGCAACAGGGCGAAATTGGCAAATTGACAGAAATAGAACAGCAGCAGATCAAAGATTTTCAGTTGGACAGAATAATCCTTTATATCGATGATTT
This window of the Aquiflexum balticum DSM 16537 genome carries:
- a CDS encoding P-loop NTPase fold protein yields the protein MAAPVSSEPIQLLLFYAREDQSLAFYLKELLSKYGYRIIELDEGLEYGKSWETQLSRNLEIADGFIFLITKSNIKSDFLNIELEQAYKHLSGKRKILLPIIDSKLPIPSIIENINVIRFSPLDDFSGIAENIHQALVYWQRRKTEGSSSGTASNKTTSTKSDQRDSRNENTLEIQKILKELGFFNGFVDGIMGPQTRSAIMDFQKYHQLEPSGIWDEKAEELSKYSWSDKKASANRTKIQTEEPQKETPEMEEKGDSKFAEENVESEKEEGKAEEIEEEEGDVFTLSQVFADSTAKEIKDQLDFEVDVNALASVIAYREVKPPLAIGLFGNWGSGKSFFMNKLQERIDFLQGDEKNIFCKKILQINFNSWHYSDANLWASLITKIFDDLNSFGKEKPENLNALFKNLNSTKELLNDTKVEKDRVEGEIKILNQQKKIFEEAVEKNSNDLVPLDFEEIFKGVLQNSTVQSDIQKLKETYPLLNLEGINEIDQNINQLDTNFERLKESIKTLYSFRHGKSWFAIFVAFLVAIGVMLFISNTELGNRYLEQYKVLLTLTGTLLSQFLLFIQPYTAKLENIWKRLNSLKKTRDDLRELAREKYQVQKDIITQKVNTTQNQADKIQQKIDLLTIEKSKLEKDIDEILSGRKILKFIEGRVADERYINSLGIISWIRKDFEQLDSLLRQQGEIGKLTEIEQQQIKDFQLDRIILYIDDLDRCSEEIVVKVLEAIHLLLAFPLFVVIVGVDPRWMHRALNVHYSKLLAGSSVSAVEASLNMAGTGHPATSFDYLEKIFQIPFALRPMDDIGIKNLIKSQFEIKPAISPPIVLENQAQLKDMPEEAVISASIEEKVTPVEPEVREQISEVLTPIDIEQKPNQIPIKIETLIISEEEVDFIQAVSSIFGDSPRTVKRYTNIYRIIRTHNNFKAGPDETILYHKAAIIMLAIITGQSNLAKDILKMIREAKPSNLFEDFLSEKSQKGLKIEFKESQLLTFLLGLYDTKSLKKKTLKLDHFQKNMNLVSRFSFKYI
- the tyrS gene encoding tyrosine--tRNA ligase, whose translation is MNNFIEELRWRGMLQDMTPEIEEHLNKGMASAYLGFDPTADSLHIGHLVGVMTLLHFQKAGHKPYALVGGATGMIGDPSFKSAERNLLDKSTLDHNVDCIKTQLGKFLNFNEGSANKAELVNNYDWMSKFSFLEFIRDVGKYITVNYMMAKDSVKRRLEDGNGLSFTEFSYQLIQGYDFYHLWKNHNISIQLGGSDQWGNIVTGTELIRKMEGGQAFALTVPLITKADGSKFGKTEAGSVWLDPEKTSPYAFFQFWLNVSDEDASKFIRIFTTLDRETIELLEKEHSEAPHLRKLQKEIARQVTIMVHGENELEMAVKASEILFGKSSTEDLASLDERTFLQVFEGVPQATITKAEFAAAENILDLLSEKTNFIIFPSKGEARKMIQGGGVSINKEKISEPNQLVLHSLLQGKYLLVQKGKKQYFIISVA
- a CDS encoding TetR/AcrR family transcriptional regulator, with translation MGSQERSQKEKLILDVAIKLFTEKGYHATIMDEVAKNAKISKGLTYFYYKNKEDLYMAVTKKAFDELKDIFRDAIKVKGRSGLEMLTEVAYNYIDFSVKNKMYYEAILNFLGILQLYNDTKLREKIDPKILNSVHFQKLLEIHHDSAKIGIQMVSNGVKDGSIRPELQPEVTFYTVWTMLIGFERLLGPVSLEGKEIKIHIDNFRPGFIKLMQDMLKGSIQAQRPQAVQASLF
- a CDS encoding YfiT family bacillithiol transferase; the protein is MKYPIDPFTAPNEITFELIQKWIEEIETFPKLLRDAVHNLTEKQLDTPYREGGWTVRQVVHHCADSHMNSFIRFKLALTEDNPTIKGYDEAKWAVLPDGLWFEIEPSLKLLEGLHERWVVLMRSLGPEDLKKTFFHPEKQKSIPLDKTIALYAWHGKHHLGHVRIGGELGGG